In Thermodesulfobacteriota bacterium, the DNA window CGGTCCCCTTCTGGCGCGACGCCGCCAAGCGCGCCATCGCCTTCCAGGCCCTGGCCCTTCTGGCCGTGGGGGGCATCGGCTACTACCTGTTCACCAATACCCAGGCCAACCTGCAGCGCCAGAGCATCGCCACGGGGTTTGGCTTCCTCGCCAGAGAGGCTTCCTTCGAGATCGGCGAGAAGATCATCTCCTACTCGGCCGCAGACTCGTACGCGCGCGCCCTCCTGGTGGGGGCCCTCAACACGGTCAAGGTCGCGGCCCTCGGGATCGCCCTCTGCACCCTCCTCGGAACCCTCGTCGGGATCGCCCGCCTGTCCGCCAACTGGCTGGTATCGCGCCTGGCCGCGGCGTACATCGAGGTCCTGCAAGATGTCCCCGTGCTCTTGCAGCTCTTCTTCTGGTACGCCCTCTTCTACGAGAGCTTCCCCGGCCCCCGCGAGGCCCTGAACCCCCTGCCCGGGGTATTCCTGTGCAACCGGGGCCTGATCTTCGGGATCCCGGCCGCCCACCCCGCCTTCCCGACCATGGGATGGGCGTTCCTGGCGGCCTGCGCCGGGGTATGGACCCTGCGGCGCTGGGCCTATCGGCGCCAGGACCGCACCGGACGCGCCTTCCCCGTGGTGCAGGCCTCGCTGGCGCTCCTCCTGGGCGTCCCGGGCCTGGTCTGGGTCGCCTACGGGGCACCCGCGGCCATGGACGTGCCCCACCTCGCCGGGTTCAACTTCCGGGGCGGCGTGACCGTGTCGCCGGAGTTCTCGGCCCTGCTCCTGGGACTCGTACTCTACACATCGGCCTTCGTCGCCGAGATCGTGCGCGCCGGCATCCAGTCCGTGGGCAAGGGCCAGCGGGAGGCAGCCCTGTCCATCGGTCTGAGGCCCGGCCATGTGCTCAACCTGGTGATCCTGCCCCAGGCCCTGCGGGTCATCGTTCCTCCGCTGACCAGCCAGATGCTCAACCTGACCAAGAACAGCTCGCTGGCCGTGGCCATCGGCTACCCGGACTTCGTGTCCGTGGCCAACACCGCCATCAATCAGACCGGCCAGGCCATCGAGGGCGTGGCCCTGATCATGGTGGTGTATCTCTTCTTCAGCTTGAGCACCTCGGCCTTCATGAACTGGTACAACCGCAAGATCGCCCTGGTGGAGCGGTAGGCGGGCCATGACAGGAGCGAGCCAGACGCAGGGGAGGCAGCGGGAGCACCTCAGGCCGCCCGTGACCCGGGTGGGGGCACTGGGGTGGGTGCGGACCAATCTGTTCAGCTCCTGGTTCAACGCGCTCTTGACGTTTGCCACCCTCTACTTCCTGTGGAAGGTGGTGCCGCCACTCGTGCGCTGGGCGTTCGTGGAGAGCTTCTGGACCTCTACCGGCGCCGAGTGCCGCCTGGGGACCGGAGCGTGCTGGTCGGTCATCCCGGCCAACCTGCGCTTCATCCTCTTCGGTTTCTATCCCCAGGCCGAGCAGTGGCGGCCGGCGACGGCCATGGCCTTGCTCCTGGCGCTCCTTTTCTGGAGCCGGGACCGGCGGCACTGGAACCGGGGGCTAGGCTATCTCTGGGCAGGGGGGCTCGTGGCCATGGGCGTCCTGATGCGGGGCGGAGTGCTTGGCCTGGCGGCAGTGGAGACCGAACTCTGGAGCGGGCTGCCCCTGACCCTGCTCCTGGCCGTGTTCGGCATGGTGGCCGCGTACCCCCTCGGCGTCGTCCTGGCCCTGGGGCGGCGCTCGACCATGCCGGCGATCCGGAGCATGTGCGTGGTCTACATCGAGCTGATCCGGGGCGTACCCCTGATCAGCCTGCTCTTCATGTCCTCGGTGATGTTCCCCCTCTTTCTGCCCGAAGGCATCACGGTCAACAAGATCCTACGAGCCCAGGCGGCCATCATCCTCTTTACCGCGGCCTACATTGCCGAGGTGGTGCGCGGCGGACTCCAGGCCATTCCCCGGGGACAGTACGAGGCGGCCGACTCCCTGGGGCTCGACTACCCCCGGTCGATGCGGCTCGTGGTGCTGCCCCAGGCCCTCAAGATCGTGATTCCGCCCACGGTGGGCGTCCTCATCTCGGCCTTCAAGGACACCTCCCTCGTGGTCATCATCGCCCTGTACGACCTCCTCAAGACCACCCAGTCGACCCTGTCCAACCCCAGCTGGATGGGCTTCAGCCGAGAGGCCTACATCTTCCTTGCACTGGTCTACTTCGCGTGCTGCTGGGCCATGTCCAGCTACAGCCGCCGGCTCGAGCGGGAGCTTCATCGGGGCCACTGAGCCCCCCGGAGACCTCATGGAACCCGATACCCCCGCCGGGGCCGCCGTGGCCGCCGGCCCGATCATCGAGATCACCGGGATGCACAAGTGGTTCGGCGAGTTCCACGTGCTCAGCGACATCGACCTCACGGTCCAGCGGGGCGAGCGCATCGTGATCTGCGGGCCCTCGGGATCGGGCAAGTCCACCCTGATCCGGTGCATCAACCGCCTCGAGGAGCACCAGAAGGGCCGGATCGTGGTGGACGGCATCGAGCTCACCAACGACGTGAAGAACATCGAGAAGGTCCGGATGGAGGTGGGGATGGTGTTCCAGCACTTCAACCTCTTCCCGCACCTCACCATCCTGGAGAACCTCACCCTGGGCCCCATCTGGGTCCGCAAGACGCCCCGCAGGCAGGCCGAGGAGACCGCGATGGCCTTCCTGGAGAAGGTGCACATCGCCGAGCAGGCCCGGAAGTACCCCGGCCAGCTCTCGGGCGGGCAGCAGCAGCGCGTCGCCATCGCCCGCAGCCTGTGCATGAAGCCCAAGGTCATGCTCTTCGATGAGCCCACCTCGGCCCTGGATCCGGAGATGGTCAAGGAGGTCTTGGATGTGATGATCAGCCTGGCCGAGGAGGGCATGACCATGCTTGTGGTAACCCACGAGATGGGCTTCGCCAAGAGCGTGGCCCACCGGGTGCTCTTCATGGACTTCGGCGAGATCGTGGAGGAGAACACCCCCGAGGAGTTCTTCGACCACCCCCGGCACGAGCGTACCCGGCTCTTCCTGAG includes these proteins:
- a CDS encoding amino acid ABC transporter permease, translated to MSRRGALCAADPRPAAVPFWRDAAKRAIAFQALALLAVGGIGYYLFTNTQANLQRQSIATGFGFLAREASFEIGEKIISYSAADSYARALLVGALNTVKVAALGIALCTLLGTLVGIARLSANWLVSRLAAAYIEVLQDVPVLLQLFFWYALFYESFPGPREALNPLPGVFLCNRGLIFGIPAAHPAFPTMGWAFLAACAGVWTLRRWAYRRQDRTGRAFPVVQASLALLLGVPGLVWVAYGAPAAMDVPHLAGFNFRGGVTVSPEFSALLLGLVLYTSAFVAEIVRAGIQSVGKGQREAALSIGLRPGHVLNLVILPQALRVIVPPLTSQMLNLTKNSSLAVAIGYPDFVSVANTAINQTGQAIEGVALIMVVYLFFSLSTSAFMNWYNRKIALVER
- a CDS encoding amino acid ABC transporter permease, translated to MTGASQTQGRQREHLRPPVTRVGALGWVRTNLFSSWFNALLTFATLYFLWKVVPPLVRWAFVESFWTSTGAECRLGTGACWSVIPANLRFILFGFYPQAEQWRPATAMALLLALLFWSRDRRHWNRGLGYLWAGGLVAMGVLMRGGVLGLAAVETELWSGLPLTLLLAVFGMVAAYPLGVVLALGRRSTMPAIRSMCVVYIELIRGVPLISLLFMSSVMFPLFLPEGITVNKILRAQAAIILFTAAYIAEVVRGGLQAIPRGQYEAADSLGLDYPRSMRLVVLPQALKIVIPPTVGVLISAFKDTSLVVIIALYDLLKTTQSTLSNPSWMGFSREAYIFLALVYFACCWAMSSYSRRLERELHRGH
- a CDS encoding amino acid ABC transporter ATP-binding protein, producing MEPDTPAGAAVAAGPIIEITGMHKWFGEFHVLSDIDLTVQRGERIVICGPSGSGKSTLIRCINRLEEHQKGRIVVDGIELTNDVKNIEKVRMEVGMVFQHFNLFPHLTILENLTLGPIWVRKTPRRQAEETAMAFLEKVHIAEQARKYPGQLSGGQQQRVAIARSLCMKPKVMLFDEPTSALDPEMVKEVLDVMISLAEEGMTMLVVTHEMGFAKSVAHRVLFMDFGEIVEENTPEEFFDHPRHERTRLFLSQIL